A part of Capsicum annuum cultivar UCD-10X-F1 unplaced genomic scaffold, UCD10Xv1.1 ctg4748, whole genome shotgun sequence genomic DNA contains:
- the LOC107855354 gene encoding stearoyl-[acyl-carrier-protein] 9-desaturase 6, chloroplastic-like yields MPPIVTQLMAPEKLEVFISSEFWVSESVLHFSKPVEKCWQPSEFLPEASQGPDGFMKEVRALRERTIGLPDEYFVIFVGNMLTEDSLPTYQTVINTWVGVRDATESSSCPWAIWTRAWAAEENRHGHLLRTYIYLSGRVNMMIEKTMQYLIGAGMDNGTESKPYMGLMYSSFQERATFLSHGNMARLAKEAGDPVLVRLCGTIAANEKRHENAYTKIIEKLVEVDPNATVLAVENMMKKRTVMPHHLISDGQDSNLYEHFSAVSHRMGVYITRDYAEIIDFFITRWKLEKLDEAEERSAQDFVCKFPFEVWKLEIESRNQICIK; encoded by the exons ATGCCACCAATTGTAACTCAATTAATGGCACCAGAAAAATTGGAAGTATTCATTTCTTCAGAATTTTGGGTTTCCGAAAGTGTCCTGCATTTCAGCAAGCCCGTTGAGAAATGTTGGCAGCCTAGTGAATTTCTTCCTGAGGCATCTCAAGGGCCCGATGGATTCATGAAAGAGGTTCGGGCCCTAAGGGAACGAACTATAGGGCTTCCTGACGAGTACTTTGTGATATTTGTCGGTAATATGTTAACTGAGGATTCTTTGCCTACTTATCAAACCGTGATTAATACGTGGGTTGGAGTGCGCGATGCGACTGAGTCTAGTTCATGTCCATGGGCAATTTGGACTCGGGCATGGGCAGCTGAAGAGAACCGACATGGGCATCTGCTACGAACTTACATTTATCTTTCAGGAAGAGTTAATATGATGATTGAGAAGACAATGCAATATCTGATTGGAGCCGGAATG GACAACGGAACAGAGAGCAAACCATATATGGGCTTGATGTATTCATCATTTCAAGAGCGAGCGACATTTTTGTCGCATGGCAATATGGCTAGGCTAGCTAAAGAGGCCGGAGATCCTGTGCTAGTTCGTTTATGCGGAACTATTGCGGCAAACGAGAAGCGACATGAGAATGCCTACACAAAAATTATTGAGAAATTGGTAGAAGTGGATCCAAATGCAACTGTGCTAGCCGTTgagaatatgatgaagaaaagaaCTGTAATGCCACATCACCTAATATCTGATGGGCAAGATTCAAATTTATATGAGCACTTCTCTGCAGTTTCCCATAGGATGGGGGTTTACATAACTCGCGATTATGCTGAAATAATAGACTTTTTTATAACACGCTGGAAATTAGAAAAGCTCGACGAAGCCGAGGAGAGGAGTGCACAAGATTTTGTGTGCAAATTCCCTTTTGAGGTTTGGAAGCTGGAAATCGAGTCAAGAAATCAGATTTGCATCAAGTGA